A single region of the Salipaludibacillus sp. LMS25 genome encodes:
- a CDS encoding arsenic resistance protein, protein MSLLEKLYSLIIFLAVVVGLSLGQINLISTHAESFILPLLVAMLYITFLHIPIEEITTSLRNIKFTSTSLIINFLWTPLLAWLLAFTFLGDHLAIYIGFIMLMVTPCTDWYLIFTGMAKGNVALSTAILPLNLVLQVILLPVYLLIFGGTTGVIELPFLIESVFIVLFIPLLLAILTKILLKNKQQFADHLLSKLSVLPIIFLSLAIMAMFSSQGKLLIENLDLMWKITLPICLFFIINFIIGQKVGRLMTFSYKDRASLSLTTLARNSPIALAIAMTAFPEQPLIALTLVIGPLLELPILAIITQLLLVTAKDEN, encoded by the coding sequence ATGAGTTTACTAGAGAAGTTATATTCTTTAATTATATTTTTAGCAGTGGTTGTTGGATTAAGTTTAGGACAAATCAACCTAATAAGTACCCATGCAGAAAGTTTTATTCTGCCTTTGTTAGTTGCAATGCTTTATATCACATTTTTACATATCCCAATTGAAGAGATAACGACATCTCTTAGAAACATAAAGTTTACCTCTACCTCACTCATTATCAATTTCTTGTGGACGCCTCTATTAGCGTGGCTTTTAGCATTCACTTTTTTAGGTGATCATCTGGCTATTTATATTGGCTTTATCATGCTAATGGTTACCCCATGTACTGATTGGTACTTAATATTTACTGGAATGGCAAAAGGAAATGTGGCTTTATCCACGGCTATTTTGCCGTTAAATTTAGTGTTGCAAGTTATACTCTTACCTGTTTACTTACTGATATTTGGTGGAACGACAGGCGTCATTGAACTCCCATTCTTGATAGAGAGTGTCTTCATAGTCTTATTTATTCCTCTACTACTAGCCATTCTCACAAAAATTCTTTTAAAGAACAAGCAGCAATTTGCGGATCATCTCTTATCTAAATTAAGTGTACTACCAATTATTTTTCTAAGCCTTGCCATCATGGCTATGTTCTCATCACAAGGTAAGTTGTTAATTGAGAACTTAGACCTCATGTGGAAAATAACCCTCCCCATCTGTTTATTTTTTATCATCAATTTTATTATTGGGCAAAAAGTTGGGCGGTTAATGACATTTTCTTATAAAGATAGAGCGAGTTTAAGCTTAACGACATTGGCGAGAAATTCGCCTATCGCTTTAGCTATTGCCATGACAGCCTTTCCTGAACAACCGCTTATAGCGTTAACATTGGTAATCGGTCCATTATTAGAATTACCTATTCTAGCTATCATCACACAACTTTTATTAGTAACGGCGAAGGATGAAAATTAG
- a CDS encoding ClbS/DfsB family four-helix bundle protein: protein MIVKSEKDILLLDSDENFKSLLNIIQSIPSRKRSMSVETHERDKNFRDVLMHLYEWHAMLERWYREGMDGDTPFIPAPGYKWRHIKQLNMQIWERYQDVTLNHALKKVTLSHERVMDLIKSHTNEEIMTKKYYKWTKTSNLYSYFSANTTNHYIWAIKKCDAIAKAIIEGEKDKVVQGSN from the coding sequence GTGATAGTGAAAAGTGAAAAAGACATTCTATTATTGGATAGTGACGAAAACTTTAAATCATTGCTTAACATCATTCAATCTATCCCTAGCAGAAAAAGAAGCATGTCTGTTGAAACTCATGAAAGAGATAAGAATTTTCGTGATGTCCTCATGCATTTATATGAATGGCATGCTATGTTGGAAAGATGGTATAGAGAAGGAATGGACGGGGATACCCCATTTATCCCAGCACCTGGTTATAAATGGCGCCATATTAAGCAACTTAATATGCAAATTTGGGAACGTTATCAAGATGTCACGTTAAATCACGCTCTAAAAAAAGTGACGTTAAGTCATGAAAGAGTCATGGACCTCATTAAATCACATACCAATGAAGAAATCATGACAAAAAAGTATTATAAGTGGACAAAAACAAGCAATTTATACAGCTACTTCTCAGCAAATACGACTAACCATTACATATGGGCGATTAAAAAATGTGACGCTATTGCAAAAGCTATCATAGAAGGGGAAAAGGACAAGGTTGTACAAGGAAGTAATTAA
- a CDS encoding GNAT family N-acetyltransferase, whose product MAKDYEVLFNTPPTLEEYIYLCSSVGWEEYMNFDVAEISLQNSLFSVSIKKENKMIEMGRIVGDGAIYFYIQDVVVHPAYQGDGIGKEIMNILMNYIEENGPNKAFVGLFASEGKEEFYQKYDFIDYSPNMTGMFKVNIKK is encoded by the coding sequence ATGGCAAAAGACTATGAAGTTTTATTTAATACACCTCCAACATTAGAGGAATACATTTATTTGTGCTCAAGTGTTGGGTGGGAAGAGTATATGAATTTTGATGTAGCAGAAATTTCACTACAGAATTCATTATTTTCAGTGAGTATAAAAAAAGAAAATAAAATGATAGAAATGGGAAGGATTGTTGGGGACGGTGCGATTTATTTCTATATTCAAGACGTAGTAGTTCACCCAGCATACCAAGGGGACGGTATCGGTAAGGAAATTATGAACATTTTAATGAATTATATAGAAGAAAATGGACCTAATAAGGCATTCGTTGGGTTATTTGCTTCAGAGGGTAAAGAGGAATTCTATCAAAAATATGATTTTATAGACTACTCACCGAATATGACAGGCATGTTTAAAGTAAATATCAAAAAATAG
- a CDS encoding helix-turn-helix transcriptional regulator, giving the protein MIGMNIRLLRKRHKMSQEEIAEKVQVSRQTVAKWENDEVLPDIQKCKLLADLFEITLEQLADDMSEKEVEQLAPKGKQFFGVVKVGERGQIVIPKQARDLYHIHAGDKLVVLGEDATKGMALLKSDHFLEFADMIRQFDMEEGE; this is encoded by the coding sequence ATGATTGGTATGAATATTCGTCTTTTACGTAAACGACATAAAATGAGTCAAGAAGAAATAGCTGAGAAAGTACAAGTGTCTCGCCAAACTGTAGCAAAGTGGGAGAATGACGAGGTTTTACCTGATATTCAAAAATGTAAATTGTTAGCTGATTTGTTTGAAATAACATTGGAGCAATTGGCTGATGATATGAGTGAAAAGGAAGTGGAGCAACTTGCACCCAAAGGTAAGCAATTCTTTGGAGTGGTAAAGGTAGGCGAGCGAGGACAGATTGTGATTCCGAAACAGGCACGAGATCTTTATCACATCCATGCAGGTGACAAGCTTGTCGTGTTGGGGGAAGATGCTACAAAGGGAATGGCACTCCTAAAAAGTGATCATTTCCTAGAGTTTGCAGATATGATACGTCAGTTTGACATGGAAGAAGGCGAATGA
- a CDS encoding macrolide family glycosyltransferase, whose product MSKIVFFSIPAHGHTNPTLPVVSELVNRGHDVWYYSFMEFREKIERCGAKFIPCDEFLPSISQQELERKVGKDFAALIEMIADTTLALEKQVSTELREFKPDCVVSDSLALWGKLLAQKFQIPYICSTTSFAFNQYTAKLMKPSAKEIWRTIIGMGRINKKMKMLRAHGFAVKSFISVIQNDNETDTIVFTSKEFQPLSETFSDRYAFVGPSIRKSSHVLKDTTSRKFIYISLGTVLNQHNDFYQNCMKAFADSSYEVLMSVGENTNISSLGRTPDNFTIRHTVDQVAVLQKTDVFITHGGMNSVNESLYYGVPMVLYPFHSEQRLVADRVVELGAGIKLKGYKMRHLTKAVADVLTDPLYQKNVEKLAKSIQHAGGAGEAANVIMAKAAKHESVVE is encoded by the coding sequence ATGAGTAAAATCGTTTTCTTTTCAATTCCTGCACATGGTCATACGAATCCGACACTGCCAGTTGTATCAGAGTTAGTTAATCGTGGTCATGACGTATGGTACTACTCTTTCATGGAGTTTCGAGAAAAAATAGAAAGGTGTGGGGCAAAATTTATTCCGTGTGATGAGTTTTTACCGTCTATTTCCCAACAAGAATTGGAGCGTAAAGTAGGAAAAGACTTTGCTGCTTTAATTGAAATGATTGCAGATACTACTCTCGCCTTAGAAAAGCAGGTGAGTACTGAGCTAAGAGAATTCAAACCAGATTGTGTTGTATCCGATTCGCTAGCCTTGTGGGGAAAATTACTTGCGCAAAAGTTCCAAATCCCCTATATTTGTTCTACAACAAGCTTTGCATTCAATCAGTATACGGCTAAACTAATGAAACCTAGTGCAAAAGAAATATGGAGAACGATAATCGGAATGGGACGAATTAATAAAAAAATGAAGATGCTACGAGCACATGGGTTTGCTGTGAAGAGTTTTATTTCGGTTATTCAAAATGATAATGAAACGGATACGATTGTCTTTACATCAAAAGAATTTCAGCCACTGTCGGAAACTTTTTCAGATAGATACGCCTTTGTGGGCCCTTCAATCCGAAAGTCTTCTCACGTGTTGAAAGATACAACTAGTAGAAAATTCATCTATATATCATTAGGAACGGTACTTAATCAACATAACGATTTTTACCAAAATTGTATGAAAGCTTTTGCAGATAGCTCTTATGAAGTGCTTATGTCTGTTGGTGAGAATACAAACATTTCCTCACTTGGCAGGACACCAGATAATTTTACTATTCGGCACACCGTTGACCAGGTTGCGGTATTACAGAAGACAGATGTCTTTATAACACATGGCGGAATGAATAGTGTGAATGAAAGTTTGTATTATGGTGTACCGATGGTTTTATATCCATTCCACAGTGAACAACGATTAGTAGCCGATAGAGTTGTTGAGCTGGGTGCAGGAATCAAACTAAAAGGGTACAAAATGAGACATTTGACTAAAGCAGTTGCAGATGTGCTTACGGATCCACTATATCAAAAAAATGTGGAGAAATTGGCTAAAAGCATTCAACATGCTGGCGGTGCTGGAGAGGCAGCTAATGTCATAATGGCTAAGGCGGCTAAACATGAATCAGTCGTAGAATGA
- a CDS encoding GNAT family N-acetyltransferase translates to MVLHRLLTGETIDQLITQIDRDQHLLFYSYLTQRREKAQFIGQYVDDHLTAILAYISELPFPAFAFYCIEREEVFFPELIMFAREACGLNDHVTCGTILYDHDLQLFQSYGLITGAPQRFLTMKHMDQEKLLVSHRTEHVKAEEYAEVVHFLQKEGMRFFTKSEIERCPFLGIKDGKNFIAVGGFHFYDAQLVEVGNIVTRPDYRGKGLGKLLTSQLTRLGKQRSTDVYLGVLSENEPAIKVYKGLGYEATAERAIVDFKLKPDYKCHSSSN, encoded by the coding sequence ATGGTGCTACATCGTTTACTTACTGGAGAAACAATTGATCAATTAATTACCCAAATTGACAGAGATCAGCATTTATTATTTTACAGCTATTTAACTCAGCGAAGGGAAAAGGCTCAGTTTATTGGTCAATATGTCGATGATCATTTGACTGCTATCTTAGCTTATATAAGTGAACTGCCCTTTCCAGCTTTTGCTTTTTACTGTATAGAAAGAGAAGAAGTGTTTTTTCCTGAACTAATAATGTTTGCGAGAGAGGCATGTGGCCTTAATGACCATGTGACTTGTGGTACGATCCTTTATGATCATGACCTTCAGTTATTTCAATCTTATGGTCTTATTACAGGTGCCCCGCAACGTTTTTTAACCATGAAGCATATGGATCAAGAAAAATTACTGGTATCTCATAGAACGGAACACGTTAAAGCAGAAGAGTATGCTGAGGTCGTTCATTTCCTACAAAAGGAGGGAATGAGGTTTTTTACGAAAAGTGAAATTGAGCGCTGTCCTTTCCTTGGAATTAAAGATGGAAAAAACTTCATTGCCGTAGGTGGGTTTCACTTTTATGACGCTCAACTTGTGGAAGTCGGGAACATTGTTACGAGACCAGATTATCGCGGAAAAGGGTTAGGCAAGCTCCTAACAAGCCAACTTACGCGTCTAGGTAAACAACGTTCCACAGATGTTTACCTTGGCGTATTATCAGAAAATGAACCTGCGATAAAGGTTTATAAAGGCTTAGGCTATGAAGCAACAGCTGAGAGGGCGATTGTTGATTTTAAATTAAAACCAGATTATAAGTGCCATTCGTCGTCAAATTAA
- the gdhA gene encoding NADP-specific glutamate dehydrogenase, whose protein sequence is MKTLEKETYTYATDVQAYVQKVYETVIQRNPHESEFHQAVKEVFDSLLPVLEKHPHYIKQAVLERVVEPERLISFRVPWVDDDGNVRVNRGFRVQFNSALGPYKGGLRFHPSVNASIIKFLGFEQIFKNALTGQPIGGGKGGSDFDPKGKSDGEIMRFTQSFMSELSKYIGPDTDVPAGDIGVGAKEIGYLFGQYKKMRGAFEAGVLTGKGIGYGGSLARKEATGYGTVYFVEEMMKDSGLSFAGSTVVVSGSGNVSIYAMEKAIQLGAKVVACSDSGGYIYDKKGIDLVTVKRLKEVEGKRISAYVEEHPDALYVQGCSGIWSLPCDIALPCATQNEIDETAANMLVSNGVKAVGEGANMPSTLEAVHIFQHHGVLFAPAKAANAGGVSVSALEMAQNSARIAWTFEEVDAKLHDIMRNIYKESMAAAESYNAPGNLVVGANIAGFLKVAEATIAQGVI, encoded by the coding sequence ATGAAAACATTAGAAAAAGAGACGTACACATATGCTACGGACGTTCAAGCATATGTACAAAAGGTTTATGAAACAGTGATCCAACGTAACCCACATGAAAGCGAATTTCACCAGGCGGTAAAAGAAGTATTTGATTCGCTCCTACCTGTTCTTGAAAAACACCCGCATTATATAAAGCAAGCGGTGCTTGAAAGAGTCGTTGAGCCAGAAAGACTCATTTCCTTTCGCGTTCCTTGGGTAGATGATGATGGAAATGTCCGAGTAAATCGTGGATTTCGCGTTCAGTTTAATAGCGCTCTTGGACCTTATAAAGGCGGATTGCGATTTCATCCTTCAGTCAATGCAAGTATTATTAAATTTCTCGGCTTTGAGCAAATATTTAAGAACGCTTTGACAGGACAGCCTATCGGCGGTGGAAAGGGTGGATCTGATTTTGATCCAAAAGGAAAAAGTGACGGCGAAATTATGCGTTTTACTCAAAGCTTTATGTCAGAGCTTAGCAAATACATCGGGCCTGATACAGATGTTCCTGCGGGCGACATCGGTGTAGGTGCAAAGGAAATCGGTTATTTGTTCGGACAATACAAAAAAATGCGTGGTGCCTTTGAAGCTGGCGTTTTAACTGGAAAAGGAATCGGCTACGGAGGAAGCCTTGCTAGGAAAGAAGCAACAGGCTATGGAACAGTCTATTTTGTAGAGGAAATGATGAAAGATAGCGGCTTATCTTTTGCCGGAAGTACGGTTGTCGTGTCTGGATCTGGAAACGTTTCGATCTACGCTATGGAAAAAGCGATACAGTTAGGTGCAAAAGTGGTTGCATGTAGTGATTCAGGCGGTTATATTTACGATAAAAAAGGAATTGATTTAGTAACAGTAAAGCGGTTGAAGGAAGTGGAAGGTAAGCGAATTAGTGCCTATGTTGAAGAGCACCCGGACGCTCTTTATGTGCAAGGTTGTTCAGGCATTTGGTCTTTACCGTGTGATATTGCCCTTCCTTGTGCCACACAGAACGAAATCGATGAAACAGCAGCAAACATGTTAGTCTCCAATGGTGTGAAAGCGGTCGGTGAAGGAGCCAATATGCCTTCAACATTAGAAGCTGTTCATATTTTTCAACATCACGGGGTGTTGTTTGCACCTGCGAAAGCGGCTAACGCCGGTGGGGTTTCCGTCTCAGCATTGGAAATGGCACAAAATAGTGCCCGCATTGCGTGGACATTTGAGGAAGTGGATGCCAAGCTACATGACATTATGAGAAACATCTACAAAGAAAGTATGGCAGCTGCTGAGAGTTATAACGCTCCCGGCAACCTCGTAGTCGGCGCCAACATTGCTGGCTTCCTCAAAGTGGCCGAAGCAACGATTGCCCAAGGAGTTATATAA
- a CDS encoding LysR family transcriptional regulator, translated as MELRQLTYFMEVAKREHVTEAAASLHVAQSAVSRQIFNLENELGVDLFIREGRRVRLTPIGKIFLQRINHAMNALDDAKREVQEYLDPEKGTIRVAFPISLAAYTLPTAISEFRKRKPEAKFQLKQGLHRELIDGVIKGDYNMALIGPVPMEENKIKQKILFTEEVVALLPINHPLAKNEVIHLHDLKDDPFVLLPEGFVFRNIVIKACSEIGFYPNIAFEGDDIDALKGLVSAGLGVTLMPEVTLVDSTPRSTVKMPLIKPNVTRTVGVIIPTERALLPMEELFYAFLEEFFIKSDLD; from the coding sequence ATGGAACTGAGGCAATTAACGTATTTTATGGAGGTTGCTAAGCGGGAGCATGTGACTGAAGCAGCAGCATCTCTACATGTGGCCCAGTCTGCCGTCAGTAGACAGATCTTTAATTTGGAAAATGAATTAGGTGTCGACCTATTTATTAGGGAAGGAAGGCGAGTGAGATTAACACCAATTGGAAAAATATTTTTACAACGAATAAATCATGCTATGAATGCCCTTGATGATGCTAAACGAGAAGTTCAAGAGTACTTGGATCCAGAGAAGGGAACGATTCGTGTTGCGTTTCCGATCAGCCTCGCTGCTTATACTCTTCCGACAGCCATCTCTGAATTCCGGAAGCGAAAGCCAGAAGCAAAGTTTCAATTAAAGCAAGGTCTCCACCGAGAACTGATTGATGGCGTTATTAAAGGGGATTATAATATGGCTCTTATTGGTCCTGTCCCCATGGAAGAAAACAAAATTAAACAGAAAATCCTCTTTACCGAAGAGGTTGTGGCACTTCTCCCTATCAATCATCCACTGGCTAAAAACGAGGTGATCCATTTACATGATTTAAAAGATGATCCATTTGTTTTGTTGCCAGAAGGATTTGTCTTTCGCAATATTGTAATTAAGGCGTGTTCTGAGATAGGTTTTTATCCGAACATTGCCTTCGAAGGGGATGATATCGATGCCTTAAAGGGCTTAGTATCAGCCGGTCTAGGAGTAACATTGATGCCAGAAGTGACTCTCGTTGACAGTACACCGCGCTCAACGGTAAAAATGCCTTTGATTAAACCGAATGTAACTCGGACAGTTGGAGTTATTATCCCAACGGAACGGGCGCTCTTACCAATGGAAGAATTATTTTATGCTTTTTTAGAGGAATTTTTTATAAAAAGTGATCTGGATTAA
- a CDS encoding TetR/AcrR family transcriptional regulator — protein MPKTDGALTKERILQVAEKLFSQNGFDGTSVDKIAKETGINKGSIYYHFKDKNDIIESLFQNIIQDVEEHLNIVNREKMPDGQLKIEDKIKAEIDYLHCKKSMLSILLMEAMKSGASSDHLFKCAEVIISNEHTNNADLRDEKELTKEELEGVFVHEFFTGIIPILSFITLKDKWSNYFNIDEDKLTDYFMEAFKKTHLK, from the coding sequence ATGCCTAAAACAGATGGTGCATTAACAAAGGAACGCATTTTACAAGTGGCCGAAAAACTTTTTTCACAAAATGGCTTTGACGGTACGAGTGTTGATAAAATTGCAAAGGAGACAGGTATTAATAAAGGCTCTATCTATTACCATTTTAAAGATAAGAACGACATTATTGAGTCATTATTTCAAAATATCATTCAAGATGTTGAAGAGCATCTGAACATCGTTAATAGAGAAAAGATGCCTGATGGGCAATTAAAGATTGAAGATAAAATTAAAGCTGAGATAGACTATTTGCATTGTAAGAAAAGTATGTTGTCCATCCTTTTGATGGAGGCTATGAAAAGTGGCGCGTCATCGGATCACCTGTTTAAGTGTGCCGAAGTCATTATTTCCAATGAACATACGAATAATGCCGATCTTCGAGACGAAAAGGAGTTAACGAAGGAAGAGTTAGAGGGTGTCTTTGTCCATGAATTTTTTACGGGAATCATCCCCATTCTCTCGTTTATCACCTTAAAGGATAAATGGAGCAACTATTTTAACATTGATGAGGATAAGCTGACAGATTATTTTATGGAAGCGTTTAAAAAGACACATTTAAAATAG
- a CDS encoding NAD-dependent epimerase/dehydratase family protein produces MKIFLTGGTGLLGSHIVKGLQDHHHEVKLLARSLKRARRLIPAGVEIVQGDLRDVTSFSSELEGCDVLIHAGAYFTEFFKKGNLDNALYDINVKGTNLLFQEACEKGVRHIIYVSSTGVLDTSNGEVADENTPYDETTNNPYFKSKIEAEKIAMAFNKNHPKVRVITILPAIMMGPNDHGVTRMGEFVISFLKERLPAVLPVKTVIVDARDVANSIVAAIDKGRNGERYIIGGTVYEVKDIVSVLSDISGRSIPKRKPSFKLIMLMSGLMAMRAKITGKPSPIPKRDELKKLRNQKGYSSMKAKEDLGVTFRPLTTTLSDTVSWFEENDYLN; encoded by the coding sequence ATGAAGATTTTTTTGACAGGAGGAACAGGTTTGTTAGGTAGTCATATTGTTAAAGGACTACAGGATCACCATCATGAAGTAAAACTTTTAGCAAGATCATTGAAAAGAGCGAGGAGATTAATACCCGCCGGAGTAGAGATTGTTCAAGGAGATTTAAGAGATGTCACTAGCTTTTCATCTGAACTGGAAGGATGTGATGTCTTAATTCATGCTGGTGCTTACTTTACAGAATTTTTTAAGAAAGGTAATTTAGATAACGCTTTATACGACATTAACGTAAAAGGAACAAATCTATTATTTCAAGAGGCATGCGAAAAAGGAGTCCGTCACATTATATACGTTAGTTCAACAGGAGTGTTAGACACATCGAATGGTGAAGTGGCTGATGAAAATACCCCTTACGACGAGACGACTAATAATCCATATTTTAAAAGCAAGATTGAGGCAGAAAAAATTGCCATGGCATTTAATAAAAACCATCCGAAAGTTAGAGTCATCACAATACTCCCTGCTATTATGATGGGCCCTAATGATCATGGGGTGACACGAATGGGTGAATTTGTAATAAGTTTTTTAAAGGAACGTCTGCCTGCAGTACTCCCTGTTAAAACAGTGATTGTAGATGCTAGAGATGTGGCCAACTCTATTGTAGCAGCAATTGATAAAGGTAGAAATGGAGAAAGGTATATTATTGGCGGAACTGTTTATGAAGTAAAGGACATTGTTAGTGTTCTTTCTGACATATCCGGAAGGTCTATCCCTAAACGGAAACCTAGTTTCAAGCTAATTATGTTGATGTCTGGACTGATGGCAATGAGGGCAAAAATAACTGGAAAACCGTCACCAATACCAAAAAGGGATGAACTTAAAAAGCTGAGAAACCAAAAGGGGTATTCGTCTATGAAGGCAAAAGAGGATTTGGGTGTAACTTTCAGGCCCCTTACGACAACACTATCCGATACTGTTAGCTGGTTTGAAGAGAATGACTATCTTAACTAG
- a CDS encoding isoprenylcysteine carboxylmethyltransferase family protein — MNYLLPPVLFILCILSMIIGHVLFPIGFFILTPFNLFGVFLFLIGGWITLHGARLFKRKGTTEMTFNEPDLLVTEGLYKRTRNPMYLGFLMMLLGFAVVLGSLAPFFVVMGFFIITNLWYIRFEEKMLEEKFGETYRAYKKSVRRWI, encoded by the coding sequence ATGAACTATTTATTACCACCAGTATTATTTATTCTTTGCATCCTATCAATGATAATAGGGCATGTTCTCTTTCCGATAGGCTTTTTTATTCTAACCCCTTTCAACCTTTTTGGTGTGTTTCTATTTTTAATAGGAGGGTGGATCACTTTACATGGGGCTCGATTGTTTAAAAGAAAAGGAACAACAGAAATGACATTTAATGAACCAGATTTACTCGTCACGGAAGGTTTATACAAAAGGACTAGAAACCCCATGTATTTAGGCTTTCTTATGATGCTCCTAGGCTTTGCTGTTGTATTAGGGAGTCTCGCTCCATTCTTTGTAGTTATGGGCTTTTTTATTATTACAAACTTATGGTATATCAGATTCGAAGAGAAAATGCTGGAGGAAAAATTCGGTGAAACCTATCGTGCTTATAAAAAGAGTGTTAGGAGATGGATATGA
- a CDS encoding response regulator transcription factor, whose amino-acid sequence MGNHILYIEDDNEVGDLVKQNLIDNGYELTWLKSGNQFERYLDKVDMVILDIMLPGLDGFTVGQRIKEMNDKIPILFLTARTAIEDKLKGLEFADDYLTKPFHPQELLLRIDILLRRFEKVTFDVMIIDHLKIDLKANQIFNTATNEEILLTEKQFKIFHYLLRNTNQILTKEQIYSNVWNQPYIEGDKTLNVHIRYLRQKIEKKPEEPKIIQTIRGLGYRVKQ is encoded by the coding sequence ATGGGAAATCATATTTTATACATAGAGGATGACAATGAGGTAGGAGATTTAGTGAAGCAAAACTTAATTGATAACGGTTATGAATTAACATGGCTAAAGTCAGGCAATCAATTTGAGCGCTATCTAGATAAAGTAGATATGGTCATTTTAGATATAATGCTTCCAGGGTTGGACGGTTTTACAGTAGGTCAAAGAATAAAGGAGATGAATGACAAGATCCCTATTTTATTTTTGACGGCTAGAACAGCCATTGAAGATAAACTAAAAGGATTAGAATTTGCGGATGATTATTTAACTAAACCTTTCCACCCTCAGGAGCTTCTTTTAAGAATCGATATTTTACTGCGACGATTTGAGAAAGTCACTTTCGATGTTATGATCATTGACCATTTGAAAATTGACTTAAAAGCTAACCAAATTTTTAATACAGCAACGAATGAAGAGATTTTATTAACTGAAAAGCAATTTAAAATATTTCATTATTTATTAAGAAATACTAATCAAATTTTAACGAAAGAGCAAATTTATTCGAATGTTTGGAACCAACCATACATTGAGGGGGACAAAACGTTAAACGTTCATATTCGTTATTTAAGACAAAAAATTGAGAAAAAGCCAGAGGAACCGAAAATCATTCAAACGATTCGCGGACTCGGTTATAGAGTGAAACAGTGA